A genomic segment from Alteribacillus bidgolensis encodes:
- a CDS encoding glycosyltransferase family 2 protein, with protein MTIFLVVLFCLCIFFPSLHLLHCLPWFKDQDEGKRIRIEKKKGISILVPCYNEQNIVETSVHSMKSLSYSAFEVIYINDGSTDQTLSSLHQLLDLRSYTTSPLKKLSHEKVNNLYQSKRYPHIYVLDKENGGKADALNAGIEFSKKDLVVTLDADTILTDEALSVVNDTFEDKDIVAAGGMVHVLQTKTSKPLHYLSLLRTNMLVRVQTLDFLKAFYINKVSLARFRSLAVISGAFGIFRKEVLLNAGGYRKTIGEDIDITLSIHRYISKYKNKKIIFLPEAVGYTELPECWKDLFKQRVRWQKAFIDCLFHFRSFFGKTLISKAVSFFYVVESFVAGTMATYITTIIVIINAIINPPSSYAFFILFYAGYIFIFSLAYNLMAVRMGKYYGFTFHKKKEKVYLLLTIFFDIFIYRFVTIYFVLYGSVAYFFNKDWNKVERTGRNYQDNIGPVA; from the coding sequence GTGACAATCTTTTTGGTCGTTTTGTTTTGTCTATGTATCTTTTTTCCTTCCCTTCACTTACTGCACTGTCTGCCCTGGTTTAAAGATCAGGATGAAGGAAAAAGAATTCGTATAGAAAAGAAAAAGGGAATTAGTATACTGGTCCCCTGCTACAACGAACAGAATATTGTTGAGACTTCGGTTCATAGCATGAAATCCTTATCTTATTCGGCATTTGAGGTTATTTATATTAATGACGGCTCAACGGATCAGACATTATCTTCCTTGCATCAATTATTAGATTTGCGATCCTATACTACTTCTCCACTCAAAAAACTGTCACATGAAAAAGTAAATAATTTGTACCAATCTAAACGTTATCCTCACATTTATGTCTTAGATAAAGAAAATGGAGGTAAAGCTGATGCCTTAAATGCCGGCATTGAATTCTCTAAAAAAGACCTGGTCGTCACTTTAGACGCAGATACCATTTTAACGGATGAAGCATTATCTGTAGTTAACGATACATTTGAAGATAAGGATATAGTGGCTGCGGGGGGGATGGTTCATGTTCTTCAAACCAAAACCTCTAAACCTCTACATTATTTATCCCTATTGCGTACAAATATGCTTGTTCGTGTACAGACACTGGATTTTTTAAAAGCTTTCTATATTAATAAAGTGTCTCTGGCGCGCTTTCGGTCTCTTGCCGTTATTTCTGGAGCGTTTGGCATTTTTAGAAAAGAAGTGTTATTAAATGCCGGTGGATACCGCAAAACCATTGGAGAGGATATAGATATTACGCTGAGTATCCACCGATATATATCCAAATATAAAAACAAAAAAATTATCTTTTTACCAGAAGCAGTTGGTTATACGGAGCTTCCTGAATGCTGGAAGGATTTATTTAAACAGCGTGTACGCTGGCAAAAAGCCTTCATTGACTGCCTTTTCCATTTCCGATCTTTTTTTGGAAAAACATTAATTTCTAAAGCTGTTTCATTTTTCTACGTTGTTGAATCATTTGTAGCAGGTACAATGGCTACATATATTACTACCATTATTGTTATTATCAATGCCATAATAAACCCTCCTTCCTCCTATGCTTTTTTTATATTGTTTTATGCGGGTTACATTTTTATCTTTAGTTTAGCTTACAATCTAATGGCAGTAAGGATGGGAAAATATTATGGATTCACTTTTCATAAGAAGAAGGAGAAAGTTTATTTACTATTGACTATCTTCTTTGACATTTTCATCTATCGATTTGTAACAATATACTTCGTCCTTTATGGAAGCGTTGCATATTTCTTTAATAAAGATTGGAATAAAGTAGAACGTACCGGGCGTAATTATCAAGATAATATTGGTCCAGTAGCATAG
- a CDS encoding gamma-glutamyltransferase family protein, producing the protein MFKIMMSLSLLLNLFSSGEAAQPEEENNESEVSSETSSDNYGVTASHPLAVEVGMEVLENGGNAADAAVAVSYALNVVEPFGSGIGGGGQALLLPPDKEEPMVYDYKVAAPSKEDWDGDVTGVPGFVKGMDTIHKEHGAKSFEELISPAIELAEDGFEVDPVLAERLDGAKSRLSVDDLSHLYPNGEPIEAGETLKQSDLAETLTKIRDDGPSAFYEGEIGENFAEAVPNVKESDLEDYEVTEPVPVKGELNEGTIYSASPPLSGVPFVQSLKLAEYMDIEETKDNESEFAHVMSEISRVTNNDKINKIGDPSSKEIDEEELVSDEYIEELADEISPDEPSTETAADDENAGDDHTDTTHFVVVDKDGMMVSATNTLSNFFGTGEYVDGYFINNADKYFSKLSNSPNSYKPGKRSRSSTAPSIFMNEDRTIGIGTPGGGRIPSVMAQVLTRHFYFDESLEEAVEALRFYGRDGTFYAEPGFSEEVLEDMEERGYGIRVNHHTMFFGGIQALEVDADEGTVNGIADERRGGSWDSSNKEEE; encoded by the coding sequence TTGTTTAAAATTATGATGTCATTAAGTTTATTATTGAATCTTTTTTCTTCCGGGGAAGCCGCTCAACCAGAGGAAGAAAATAATGAATCTGAGGTAAGTTCCGAAACTTCTTCGGACAATTACGGAGTAACTGCTTCTCATCCTCTTGCGGTGGAAGTGGGGATGGAGGTACTTGAAAACGGAGGAAATGCTGCTGATGCAGCAGTTGCTGTTTCATATGCACTCAATGTTGTTGAGCCGTTCGGTTCTGGAATTGGCGGAGGAGGACAAGCATTACTTTTACCGCCTGATAAGGAAGAGCCTATGGTTTATGACTATAAAGTAGCTGCCCCTTCTAAAGAAGATTGGGATGGTGATGTTACAGGAGTTCCAGGCTTTGTGAAGGGGATGGACACCATACATAAGGAACATGGTGCTAAATCTTTTGAGGAATTAATCTCCCCTGCTATTGAGCTGGCAGAAGATGGTTTTGAAGTGGATCCAGTTTTAGCTGAACGCCTGGATGGAGCAAAATCGAGGCTTTCTGTTGATGACTTGTCCCATTTATATCCGAATGGAGAGCCTATCGAAGCTGGAGAAACCCTAAAACAATCAGATTTAGCTGAAACGTTAACAAAAATCCGAGATGATGGACCAAGTGCTTTTTACGAAGGGGAAATTGGTGAAAATTTTGCAGAAGCTGTTCCCAATGTAAAGGAGTCAGACCTAGAAGACTATGAGGTTACAGAACCAGTACCTGTGAAGGGTGAACTGAATGAGGGAACCATTTATTCTGCCAGCCCTCCTCTTTCAGGCGTACCGTTCGTCCAATCGTTAAAGTTAGCTGAATATATGGATATTGAAGAAACCAAAGATAATGAAAGTGAATTTGCTCATGTCATGTCTGAAATATCAAGGGTTACAAACAATGACAAAATAAATAAGATCGGCGATCCATCAAGCAAGGAAATAGACGAGGAAGAGCTCGTAAGTGATGAGTATATTGAAGAATTAGCTGATGAAATATCACCTGATGAGCCATCCACAGAAACAGCAGCTGATGATGAAAATGCAGGTGACGACCATACGGATACGACTCATTTTGTCGTTGTAGACAAAGATGGAATGATGGTATCAGCAACAAATACATTGAGTAACTTTTTCGGAACTGGAGAATATGTAGATGGCTACTTTATAAATAATGCCGATAAATACTTTAGTAAACTAAGTAATTCACCAAATAGCTACAAACCAGGTAAACGATCCAGAAGCTCCACTGCACCGAGTATTTTTATGAATGAGGATAGAACCATAGGTATAGGAACTCCAGGTGGCGGACGAATTCCAAGTGTTATGGCGCAAGTGTTAACGAGACATTTTTATTTTGACGAATCACTAGAAGAAGCAGTAGAGGCCTTGCGTTTTTATGGACGGGATGGAACATTCTATGCAGAACCTGGTTTTTCTGAAGAAGTGCTAGAAGATATGGAAGAGCGTGGCTATGGTATAAGAGTCAATCATCACACCATGTTTTTTGGCGGTATTCAAGCCTTGGAAGTAGATGCAGATGAAGGTACTGTAAATGGAATTGCAGATGAACGTCGAGGCGGTTCCTGGGACTCGAGTAATAAAGAGGAAGAATAA